ACACGGGATGCGAGGCCTCTCTAGAACTCTCAAGAAGAAGGGAGATTGGTgggagtttgtttgtttttggttgttttggttgttttttttcagtgtgtgtgccttttttttttttttaaatgaacgtTTTCACAGCAAGATCGGTGTTATGATGAAGGCCTGTGGCATGGCCACGCGCTCCCTCAAAAGAAACACCAGACTTGACAATGGCCAAATACTACGGcttgtgaaacacacacacacacacacacacacacacacacacacacacacacacacacacacacacacacacacacacacacacacacacacacacacacacacacacacacacacacacacacacacacacacacacacaatgcttagGTGCGTGGCGGAGACACCTAAGCGAGCGTGCGTTCTGCTATAGCCTCTATGCGTATTCCACAAGCACTCTTGGCAACTGGGGCCTTATAGCTCCCACTTAGTATTTATATTATATGAATATATCTATTTTGTGAACACAAAATGAAGCGTGATAATTGTAAACGTCCCCCCACCACCTGttcatgaacccccccccccccccccccccccctctccaaaacacacacactccccccatCTCTACTCCGCTCTGCTCGAATGGCTCTTAGGTCTAATGAAGTGTCCCTCTAGATTCCCTGAACATTCAGGTGAAACCTTTTATCTTTAGACGAACGAATATGTCCGGGAACTAGGAGGAGGTGTAGGACCCTCGCGTTGGGTGACTCCATTCCACTGGCAACTGTTTGAACCCGCCTACCTCTCCACCCAtgcgctccacccccccctccctccaccacgcacacacacgtttttttgttttgtgtgacgacatgcatacacactccattctttttttaaagtgaCCACAAACTCAGGTCAGTCAACCACAGCACTTTACTCAGGGCGCCAGcggacgcacccccccccccccccccccccccccaccccaccccacccctgtGGGACTGCCCACCCTCCACCAGCCCTCCCCAGACCCCGGTCCTGATGAGTGCAGCCCCTTCGCTCAGCCTGtctttgggtgggtgggtggggggggggggagggggaagcagACATTTCATGCCAACCTCAGTCGAAGGCTCCGAGTGCACAAAGCTAAGGTTGCTTTTCCTCAAAAGCCTGTATGCTATGCATTGTTTTAATTCCAGTTGATTAAaagaggaatatatatatacatatatatttctttCACGGTCATTTGCTCTCCTTTCCAGAGGGATATGTAAAGGAGCATGTCTACAGCGTCGGCCATCTTGACCGATGCCCTTTTGAATTTAGGTTTCAGTCAGACTCCCCTATTTTCTTCACGTGTTATTTTTCTAATATGATGTGAATGTCCGCACcctaataaagaaaaaaaagtgtttgtagAGTTGTCCTGGTCAATCTTTTTATAGAAGGAAACTTTGTTCTTCGCTGTCAGGGGCCTTCAAAACTCATATTTATCATGCAAAGCATGGCGCTATAACTGGTCCCAGTCCTGGCCTGGGACCCCTTGGCCACTCACTGTGTCCTCTGAGGGGATCGGGGTCCTTGACGCTTCTTCTGGTGTGTTTTCTCCAGCATGTTAGGGTAGCCAGATGTCCTGTGTAACTGGAGGGGGGAGCAGCTGTAGCCTCTCTCTGCGTCATCACAGTACAGAATGGGCTAAACAAGGAGGCAAATAAAAGTTATTTTGAATATACTGGGATGACTGGGCTGGGATTTGCGTCTACAAGTTGCAAGTAACAATGAGTGTATTTAGCGATTAGTCTTCTGGGGAGGCCCCCCTGGAAACAACGTCAGAAGTGTGTTTGTTGGCTTTTGGAGTTCCCAGCCATAAAGACCCAAACCCCAGCTCTAGCccgtctgtgtctttgtctcttcTGGATGAACACAGATAGACACCACTGTCCCGTAAGGATAGAACAGCTGACAACAAGCTCAACTCCTAATAAGGTAGGCCAAGTTGGCCagggctcgctctctctttctctgtaaaTACCCCTTAGGtctgagaaagacagagaggaagagagctggggaggaagaggggagcgGATGGATTGCAGCCTTATATGGGCAATGCGTTGCTTTTCCCAGGGTTTGTGGTCCTTACCGCCGGCACGGGGCCAAAAAGGCCTTTCATGACTCCGCGGTGCCACCTGGAGGAAACTGCCAGTTTTGCAGTCCACATAATTATGGGAATAAAATCGTTGATAATTATTTTCATCCGAAAAAACGTATATAAAGGAGTAGTGTTTGAAAGGAGCACGCACATGTATGTTGATTTATAAAGTTTTGAGAGTCGGCCTACTAATTACACCGACAAGGACTGTTTTGCAGTTATACAATGTATGTATTCATACATCTATTGACTTCTGGTTGCATGAAACTGATTTACAAAAAAGAAAGGATAACAAAATAGACAAAATGCATCAAATTCAAGCCATATTTTCCCAGAGACCGAGAGCCGTGTGGTTCTTGTAGCAGTGCGAAGCTGGCTGCAGACTCTGGATCCGCCTCCTACTCATAAACCGCGTAGGTCCACTGTTGTTTTCGTTATAAAAAATTGCCGATTTACTTTTTAAATAGATAATACGTAGTTTGAGTTAAAGTTTACTAAGAAATGACTTTGCAGACTTAGTAAGAGTATATTCGAGTTTTCCTATCGGGGTTAGCGTCAGAGCTTTTCTGTAGACCGATCTCGCAGGTAACTGAAACATTCCGACTGTCCGCAGAAAAGTTTTTTAACGGCAGATGATATACCGAACAAAGGGGTCGATTTATTTCCCTAGGTTTTTCAGATGTAACTCGAGCAACTGAACAAAGCCTTGCTCATAGTAGCtattattatttcaaaatgaattTACTTCAACGTTGCGTTTTTCAACTTTCAGCGTTGTGGTGAGCGGATATACGTTTTAAAAGATATACTATTGtataaatgttatttatatttgcCTACACGAAGTcctgaaatgtaggcctaactgTTTAGTTaaccttaaaaataaaaataagtagccTACGTGTAAACTAGCTTTTTGTGATTGATTCAAGAACATATTTACTTTGTTAACTTCTAGCCCATTCGAATCATTTCTAGATAGATCAAGTTTCCAGTTTTGGATAATATTCAATAAGGAAGTGCACGCACGTTTATGCCGCATGCATTGGATTGAAATATCCCTTTGTAGATCCATCCCtattgagggggagggagtcaaGTAATTCCAGCCTGTATGAACTGTTCCTGGTCAACCTCTGGACCCCTCACCGACCCAATTCACTATTCCATCATCTCTCATCTTTCTAAGTCTATATAACTTCACCATGACCAGCGGATCTGACCCCTACATCTTCACCTCCAACACACTGCCCCGTGACCCtcgcttcctccctcccttggCCAACGGCCTGCTGGGCTGGAGAGTTTACCATAGCATCATGCACATGGGCAGTGTCTAtaacggggaggggggagactgcCACCGGGCGGACGTCCCGTGTCCCCTCTCTGTCACCATGGAGATGGAAGACCCCGTGCAGCAAAGCTAcagcctgaacacacacacgggtgatCCTCGCGCAGCAGTCACATCTGAACCTCTGTCTGTATGATCCTGCCATGTTTGAACTAATCTGCTCATTCCATCaaactataataataattaattcataatttaataataaagtaataTGAACCATCCCCTAACATCATTGTGATTCTTATTCATATTCCTATTGCTAGGTTATacgatttttttattgatatttgaCTCCCTTTCCTTCCCCAGGTGTATTCACCCACACCATTAGCACAGCTATAGCGACTGCCACGCAGTCCTTCTATGCCCATCGCTACTACTCCCAGCTTATGGTCATGGAGGTCAGCATAGAGCGCCAGGCCGTGACGATGGAGCCTGTCACTGTGAAGCTGTCCAGTTCTTTCACACCGCAGAGCAAAGACATTGATTTCCAATCTTCTCCCGACTACAGAGGCGGAAGGTGGGACGATATTGTGACACTATATCATTGCCAAGAATAGATAGGATGAAAGGAAGGAGAGGTTATTTTCtaacatacatttaaaaactATTGCTTGCTTACAAGGTAACATGTTACTTTAAATGTCCGCACCATCTAACATACAATTGACGCAAACTgggtacattttaaacaatggttAATGTGTGATTAAGTTTGTGACACCAAAAAAGCCGAAATAACACTTTGAACTCACTAATCCCTCAGGCGCATCCAAGGACAGACCACTGCCGCCGAGGTCCCCGGAGGCCCCAGGCCCACCGTGGACCTCATATGGACCGTCATGCCTCCAAGCCTGATCCTGCAGCCTGAGCAGAGCCACTCTCGCTGGGGCTTCCTTCTGGCGCTCGGCAACACCAACCAGAGCACCGAGGCCAGCTTCGATGAGGGCCTGAGTGTCATGGCCAGCGGGGACCTGCGGgactcccaccagcaggcctgGAAGGAGCTGTGGCTGGACAGCACGGTGGAGCTGGCGGGCTCGGAGACCCTgagcaaggctgtgattggctgccttTTCTACCTGCTGAgtgccttcccccccctccacgaCGTCTCAGGACTGTTTGGCGGGGTCAGTCCTGGAGGTCTGTCTAACGGGGGCAGTGGCCAGGACTACTGGGGTCATGTTTTCTGGGACCAGGTAAAGCACCTCTGAAGTCCCCCCGCTGTCTGCTTTCACAATGGTTTGCCTTCCTCATCAATCATCActaaaacatgtgtgtgtgtgtgtgtgtgtgtgtgtgtgtgtgtatgtggatccCCTTCGAATCTTTCCAGGACATTTGGATGTATCCTGCGATCGCTCTCTTCTATCCCCGCCTGGCCCGGGCAGTACTGGAGTACAGGGTGCGGACCGTCGATGGCGCAAAGGATAACGCACAAAAGCAAGGCTACAAGGTGTGATCACCGCAGGCATTGTGCCCGTCTCCgcagtttgtttgtgtttcgggTGACCTGATTTAGCTTTTCTTTCCCGTGTCCTTTGAATAGGGACTAAAGTTCCCCTGGGAGAGCGCCGTGTCTGGGAGAGAGGTGTGCCCCGAGGACATTTACGGCCAACAAGAGATCCACATCAATGGTGATGTCAGCCTCGCCTTCCAGCATTATCTCTACCTCACACGGGTAAGCTTTCATACATCACGAGAGCTGGTCTGTAACTAAGAATCTTACAGACTGATGAGGACCTCTATGGGTGAACTTTAAACCTCTAAGGTCTGAGGCTGTGTGGTTATCCCACTGCGCTGGAGAAAAACACAGCCATCCCAAGTGAGATTGGATAACAGGAACATTTCGTGTTAAAAAGGATGTTGGCCCAATGAGCACAATGTAcaaatccaaaataaatattattaattaaaagAGAACAGTTGCGTTATGTGTACAACGATATTCACCATTTGATGGCGTTGTTTTGCTCCAGGACCTCTCTCTGTTCACAGAGGGCAGGGGCAGTGAGGTGATCTGGGGCGTGGCTGATTACTGGGTTTCAAGGGTCACCTGGGATCAAAAGGACCAGAGCTACCATCTCTTGGGTAAAAGAGTCAAGTTGTGTATGTTACGTTTGGAAATATTCTATTACTGTTATTTTTCTAACAACTAACTACTTCTCTTTTTGTTTGCTTTAGGTGTTATGCCACCTGATGAGTATTATTACGGTATCAACGACTCAGTGTACACAAATACGGTGGCAAAATCAAGGTGCTGATATCAACGTTGGCTTTTATTAATTTACTGTCGtaaaaaatatctgaaaatagATTTATTCAAAATGGTGAAATCTTTCTAATCTTCAGTCTGCAGTTCGCTGTAGAGTTGGCCAGTCTGCTGCAACACCCGGCGCCTCAAGAGTGGCAGAAAGTGGCCGACCACATGAAAATACCCTTCGATCAGAAGGAAAAGTACCACCCTGAATATGATGGATACATCAAGGGTACTATTCATTGTTTTGTCGTATTGCCGCACATAGAAACAAGTCTCTGGTCTGCACTAGTACCTGATGTGTGTCACTTTCAACCTCTGTCAAGGTGATCCAGTAAAGCAGGCAGATGCAGTGATGCTAGGCTATCCGTTGGGACTTGCCATGAGCCCTGAGGTCCGAAGGAACGACCTTGAGGCGTACGAGGCTGTGACGGACCCTGATGGCCCGGCCATGACATGGGTGAGATTTGCTAGAAACTTACGTCTTAAATTTACTTTAAAATTTAgaacatttagcagatgcttttatccaaagtgacttacaataagtagaTTTGTcagaaaaaggagaaacaatacatcgctttcggtacagtaaggatgttcatagaagtgCCAAGCACCTACAATTGCAGGTCAatccattccctgtatacaacaaagctagctaAGATAAGATGCAACACAACGAAGTACTTATTTTCATCTTAAAGGACGATATCAGACTGGGTAATCAAACCTTTGAGAGTTGTCCCTCCTGGCTTCAGCAAAACAACTCTTTGCCGAACTCTTAGCTAGATTACCATATTAAATTTTTCTcaccacaaaaacaaatgtaaagATCAAAGTGCTCTATTGCCATTGGCAGGTGCATTCACCAGAAACGATCCTGGACGCGGTGaagcaaaatgaaaagtcaagaacacactaatggaagatatataaatatgacataattatgaaggaaagatgttccccTTATTGCCATACTGTGCCTCAGCTTTCAGGTGAGtgggctgcagagcaatggccgaatgtcatgttcagcttgttcataatgctataATCTGCattcgaactctcaacctaaggatcaccagtacaaggcattatcccattgccactgacaaacctgaactgtagcctcattcacatgatcaaaatgtctattgataagcacacaacatcaagacaaatccaagcacacatttctcaagtgaattaatggatttcttaaaagcatataactgaaaaatctttgaaattctggggaaattgaACATTTGTTGTTAAGAaaactaacggaagaaatataaatatgagttaattatgaaggaaaaatggttaacgaagcAGTTCCCCTTAATgtcatactgtgtcttggcagtcagattctaGGAAACTAATGAGCTGGAATGTTAATTGGTAACCATACTTGAATATGTCAAGAGTTTTTGATTCAcagtataggctgcagtatgacttttacagaatttgggGGGAAGAAATGAAcggtacagaaacaataggggacctgcttggacccctaattaaaatatatatttacggATGCTTAAGTGAGACCAGGAGACACAGTTACGATGGTTTGATCATCCAGACCGGTCCTGACATTTAATCTTGCATGCAATTATCATATGGAATTCTACAGTGTAGCAAATACCCTGACACAAGGCCCCCGTGCCTCAGCTACACCACCTGGGGGGCTATGCTGGGCTcccccaacaccaacacacaggtaGATGATGCACAACGCTGTTGGTTTGAGAGTTGGCAAGATGTTAAAGGCAGAGAAAGGTGGTGAATTCGAAGCAGTGGGGAAGTCCTATGCCAGTGCTTATCTAGGCTTGTGGGTGGTGATGGTTGGTTTATCCTGTATGCCTTGATTGCCCAAAGCGCCATAGGGGTCTAGCCTCCACCATCAGAGGGCATtatcagtctgactcgggccaggttaGGACCcttaaaccagccaataacCACACACAGATATGGGACCTGTCAACAATGTACAATTACAACAAGAACACTTCTGTGCTAATGTTGTCATGGGTAGGTGGATTTAACTGTGCCCATTTCCTGTTGTCAGGGGATATTCGCAGTGGGCTGGCTGGAGCTTGGGGAAGCAGAGAAAGCCCAGAAGCTATTGGAGAAGAGCTTTGATAACATCCAAGGTCCATTccaggtaggagagagagacgatttATGCACTTTTCTTCACGtggccattcacacacacacacacacacacacacacacacacacacacacacacacacacacacacacacacacacacacacacacacacacacacacacacacacacacacacacacacacacacacactggaaaatGAATGGTTAATATTACTGTCACCTCACAGGTATGGAGTGAATCCTCTGATGGCTCTGGGGCAGTGAACTTCCTGACCGGCATGGGAGGCTTCCTGCAGGCTGTGCTGTTTGGTTACACTGGATTCAGGTATGCTCATTCCATCAGCCAACttgaaacaatgaaataaaaacacttgATTATCACTTGGTATTATTTTAAAAAGCTGTTCCCATTTCAGAATCCAACCAGAGCGCCTTGATTTCAAGCCTCTTCTTCCTAATGGCTTGTCTGAGCTCATTATTCGCGGTGTGAGTTACCTGGGCAACAAGATGGACTGGATGCTGAGGAAAGATGAGGTGTGCGTCATACTGAGGGAACAGTCGACAAGTGCGGAAGAGTCTGCAGCGTGTGCTTTGACAGTTGTCCTGCAGGGAACAGGACAGAAAATACCCCTTGTACCAGGTAACAAACAGCCTAAAAATAACAATCCTGAACTAGAATGTGGAACTGGCTTATTAACATAATCCTTTGTTATAGGAAGTGATTACAATAAGAGACATATCAATATATTGCAGCTTGTATATTGTTGCTAATGGTTGCTTTTTTATACCTATTTGTTCTTAGGAAAGCCTGTGACCTTTCCCAGAGAGGCGGGGCATATTTGTCAAATGGATTCAACAATTTCCTGTTGGCCTCTTTGAAATCTGAGCGATACTCAGGTTCCTGAAGATCATATGAATGAAAAGAATCATTCTGGTCGTTTTCGTTTGAACATGGTCATATTTCTATGTGTGttcatatttcattgtgttAAATAGAAAGTTAATAAGTGAAAGAAAATAGTTTTAATAACCGTTTGTGTTGAAACATGATGACAATATTGTAATTTGGTGAATTTGTGCAACTATTTCGTGCTAAATAAATATTAACCAATGTGCAATGTATAATCAAAATCATTTGATTATAATTCGTTAGATGTATGTTGTTTGGTTGAGAATCGGTAATGGACGCACCTTTAAATCTACTTTAAACCCCATGATCGTTTTTTCTGCGTCTATCTGCCACCGGATTGGTTTATTTAAAGTTGTCTGAGACTGTAGCCCTGCCCCTGAGTTGTGTGGGGTTCGTTTAGTGTTGGTTCATGTGTAACCTTTTTCAGGGGCGGAGTCTTATTGTGTCGGTGTTTATCCCATTTCCGCCCTCTTTCGGAAGCTGTAGTGTAGAATCGAACATTACCATCTACGTCACTGCAACGCCGCCTTGGGATTGGCCGTAGAGGTTTTGAACCATTTGAACAGTTTCAGCGGTTTTACAAGCAGTACAGTGTGGAGACGAGGCAGCAGCTGTGACGAGTGCACCGTACAAATGGATCAATA
This genomic stretch from Gadus chalcogrammus isolate NIFS_2021 chromosome 9, NIFS_Gcha_1.0, whole genome shotgun sequence harbors:
- the pgghg gene encoding protein-glucosylgalactosylhydroxylysine glucosidase isoform X1, which encodes MNLLQRCVFQLSALCLYNFTMTSGSDPYIFTSNTLPRDPRFLPPLANGLLGWRVYHSIMHMGSVYNGEGGDCHRADVPCPLSVTMEMEDPVQQSYSLNTHTGVFTHTISTAIATATQSFYAHRYYSQLMVMEVSIERQAVTMEPVTVKLSSSFTPQSKDIDFQSSPDYRGGRRIQGQTTAAEVPGGPRPTVDLIWTVMPPSLILQPEQSHSRWGFLLALGNTNQSTEASFDEGLSVMASGDLRDSHQQAWKELWLDSTVELAGSETLSKAVIGCLFYLLSAFPPLHDVSGLFGGVSPGGLSNGGSGQDYWGHVFWDQDIWMYPAIALFYPRLARAVLEYRVRTVDGAKDNAQKQGYKGLKFPWESAVSGREVCPEDIYGQQEIHINGDVSLAFQHYLYLTRDLSLFTEGRGSEVIWGVADYWVSRVTWDQKDQSYHLLGVMPPDEYYYGINDSVYTNTVAKSSLQFAVELASLLQHPAPQEWQKVADHMKIPFDQKEKYHPEYDGYIKGDPVKQADAVMLGYPLGLAMSPEVRRNDLEAYEAVTDPDGPAMTWGIFAVGWLELGEAEKAQKLLEKSFDNIQGPFQVWSESSDGSGAVNFLTGMGGFLQAVLFGYTGFRIQPERLDFKPLLPNGLSELIIRGVSYLGNKMDWMLRKDEVCVILREQSTSAEESAACALTVVLQGTGQKIPLVPGKPVTFPREAGHICQMDSTISCWPL
- the pgghg gene encoding protein-glucosylgalactosylhydroxylysine glucosidase isoform X2, with amino-acid sequence MTSGSDPYIFTSNTLPRDPRFLPPLANGLLGWRVYHSIMHMGSVYNGEGGDCHRADVPCPLSVTMEMEDPVQQSYSLNTHTGVFTHTISTAIATATQSFYAHRYYSQLMVMEVSIERQAVTMEPVTVKLSSSFTPQSKDIDFQSSPDYRGGRRIQGQTTAAEVPGGPRPTVDLIWTVMPPSLILQPEQSHSRWGFLLALGNTNQSTEASFDEGLSVMASGDLRDSHQQAWKELWLDSTVELAGSETLSKAVIGCLFYLLSAFPPLHDVSGLFGGVSPGGLSNGGSGQDYWGHVFWDQDIWMYPAIALFYPRLARAVLEYRVRTVDGAKDNAQKQGYKGLKFPWESAVSGREVCPEDIYGQQEIHINGDVSLAFQHYLYLTRDLSLFTEGRGSEVIWGVADYWVSRVTWDQKDQSYHLLGVMPPDEYYYGINDSVYTNTVAKSSLQFAVELASLLQHPAPQEWQKVADHMKIPFDQKEKYHPEYDGYIKGDPVKQADAVMLGYPLGLAMSPEVRRNDLEAYEAVTDPDGPAMTWGIFAVGWLELGEAEKAQKLLEKSFDNIQGPFQVWSESSDGSGAVNFLTGMGGFLQAVLFGYTGFRIQPERLDFKPLLPNGLSELIIRGVSYLGNKMDWMLRKDEVCVILREQSTSAEESAACALTVVLQGTGQKIPLVPGKPVTFPREAGHICQMDSTISCWPL